A section of the Salvelinus fontinalis isolate EN_2023a chromosome 33, ASM2944872v1, whole genome shotgun sequence genome encodes:
- the LOC129832144 gene encoding Fc receptor-like A yields MKLLLSLLVVSTLPKWAVPQVLPMSAPLTALAELVNGGPWIFSGEKVRLKCSVPGNVSAEWRYQWFRGREQLQESEYFVLWKARPQQSGKYYCQGLRTTWISTQHTLHSLPIEIEVDGGWAILQAPPLPMLVGETMTLMCRVRGNPRLTEVILYKDGVELQRQSGPVLCVTNLTLQDHGSYWCRASWDGRRQTNSVISVAAPVSIIEVLTEPMLEIVPNDPLIHKDRMLLVCHVQLNAREPVSHIHYYFYQDGLSLGPASSQDRVAVLRDSGRYWCKASIPTLGLKRLSEPVPYGRVTGIHQGPVVSLQPRAPSHPDPMKGPPQTTTSIQPSEPPTFPDVSGDSPNTLAPGVGSDDGTVVWKDF; encoded by the exons ATGAAGCTCTTACTGAGCCTCCTTG TTGTTTCAACGCTACCTAAATGGGCTGTACCACAAG TTCTCCCCATGAGTGCTCCGCTGACGGCCTTGGCTGAGCTAGTTAATGGGGGACCCTGGATCTTCTCAGGGGAGAAAGTACGTCTGAAGTGCAGTGTTCCTGGGAATGTGTCGGCCGAGTGGAGGTACCAGTGGTTCAGGGGGAGAGAGCAGCTCCAGGAGTCTGAGTACTTTGTCCTGTGGAAGGCCAGGCCACAGCAGAGTGGGAAGTACTACTGCCAGGGCCTGAGAACCACATGGATAAGCACACAACACACCCTCCACAGCCTGCCCATAGAAATAGAGGTGGACG GTGGGTGGGCCATCCTGCAGGCCCCGCCCCTGCCCATGCTGGTTGGAGAGACAATGACCCTGATGTGTCGTGTCCGTGGCAACCCCAGACTGACAGAGGTCATACTCTACAAGGACGGGGTGGAGCTTCAGAGACAGTCTGGACCAGTGCTATGTGTCACCAACCTTACCCTGCAAGACCACGGATCCTATTGGTGCAGAGCATCCTGGGATGGACGGAGGCAAACCAACTCTGTGATCTCAGTGGCTGCTCCGGTGTCCATCATAG AGGTTCTGACAGAACCCATGTTGGAGATTGTGCCCAATGACCCTCTGATCCATAAAGACCGTATGCTCCTGGTGTGTCACGTTCAACTGAACGCCCGTGAGCCCGTTTCACACATCCACTACTACTTCTACCAGGACGGGCTGAGTCTGGGGCCTGCCTCTTCCCAGGACAGAGTCGCAGTACTGAGGGACTCAGGCCGGTACTGGTGCAAAGCCAGCATTCCTACTCTGGGGCTGAAGAGGCTCAGCGAGCCCGTACCTTATGGGCGAGTGACAG GGATACATCAGGGACCAGTTGTCTCACTCCAGCCCAGAGCACCATCTCATCCAGATCCTATGAAAGGACCTCCCCAGACCACCACCTCTATCCAGCCTTCTGAGCCCC